One part of the Sporosarcina ureae genome encodes these proteins:
- the yajC gene encoding preprotein translocase subunit YajC, with translation MMEQYGGIFTLVIMVAIMWFLLIRPAQKRQKAAKEMQTSLKRGDEVVTIGGIHGTVDAVDETSIFLRVSDTTVLRFDKQAVGRVVTAS, from the coding sequence ATGATGGAACAATACGGTGGTATTTTCACACTAGTCATTATGGTGGCTATTATGTGGTTTTTACTCATTCGTCCTGCTCAGAAGAGACAGAAGGCAGCGAAAGAGATGCAAACTAGTTTGAAGCGTGGAGACGAAGTAGTAACAATCGGTGGTATTCACGGAACTGTGGATGCAGTTGATGAAACATCTATTTTCTTACGTGTATCGGACACTACAGTTTTGCGTTTTGACAAGCAAGCGGTAGGTAGAGTTGTAACAGCGTCATAA
- a CDS encoding aminoglycoside phosphotransferase family protein translates to MADNQRFIKIKKNVWKMESGGAMYSIKKYASLAQAVKVRQVHQLLSAQHFPHIAPIVDKSDPLLIMQPWLEDAKAVNFKRRIDRIDSFRALQALHDTKYSIDWESISCLPHYHMLEKWEVRLARFEELREMCEAFLPSSTIDQLLTYGKDSLQIAKKQPPPVSSLTLLHGDVVHHNILRDTNGRICFIDFDLACLGTEEDERVLWMHRVLPQISYNPTFLMGEHPALQTLSNQSLAKLLYPNEVLREWLHLLSLPFAQQQRMASKLLHFTDTALSHWPRLWYDVERMMK, encoded by the coding sequence ATGGCAGACAATCAGCGATTTATCAAAATCAAAAAGAATGTCTGGAAAATGGAGTCTGGCGGAGCTATGTATTCCATAAAGAAGTACGCATCACTCGCACAAGCTGTGAAGGTTCGGCAAGTTCATCAATTACTTAGTGCACAGCATTTTCCGCATATCGCGCCAATCGTCGATAAGTCGGATCCGTTGCTGATTATGCAGCCATGGCTTGAAGATGCCAAAGCGGTCAACTTTAAAAGAAGAATTGATCGTATCGATTCATTCCGTGCGTTGCAAGCATTACATGATACGAAATATTCGATTGATTGGGAGTCGATTTCCTGTCTTCCGCATTATCATATGCTGGAGAAGTGGGAAGTCCGACTTGCGCGATTTGAAGAGTTACGGGAGATGTGTGAAGCATTTCTACCTTCTTCGACGATCGATCAACTGTTGACGTATGGGAAAGATTCATTGCAAATCGCGAAGAAACAACCACCGCCTGTTAGTTCTTTGACGCTATTGCATGGAGATGTCGTCCATCATAATATTTTGCGGGACACAAATGGAAGGATTTGCTTTATCGATTTTGATTTAGCGTGCCTTGGGACGGAAGAAGATGAACGGGTGTTGTGGATGCATCGTGTGTTGCCACAAATTTCGTATAATCCGACTTTTTTGATGGGGGAGCATCCGGCGTTGCAAACCTTATCGAACCAGTCGCTTGCGAAGCTTTTATATCCGAATGAAGTGCTTCGGGAATGGTTGCATTTATTGTCATTACCTTTCGCTCAACAGCAACGGATGGCCAGCAAACTCCTACATTTCACTGATACTGCACTCTCACATTGGCCGAGATTATGGTATGATGTAGAGCGAATGATGAAGTAG
- a CDS encoding NADPH-dependent FMN reductase yields the protein MTIKVKAVIGSTSSTSYNLKLVKFMAKRYKEELEITPVLINDLEMFSIDIESEPTVAVQTFKDDVKDSDAVMFATPEYNFSIPGAMKNALDWLSRGGDFTLHGKTGFIVGSSMGVFGSVRAQIHLREILSNPALAPNLLPGNEVYIGAVHTKMDEEGNITDEATIAFLDTVVQNFIAFHKKQQAMAHA from the coding sequence ATGACAATCAAAGTAAAAGCAGTAATCGGTAGTACAAGTTCCACTTCATACAATTTAAAGTTAGTGAAATTCATGGCTAAACGCTATAAAGAAGAATTGGAAATTACTCCGGTTCTCATCAACGATTTAGAAATGTTCTCTATTGATATTGAAAGCGAACCAACTGTAGCAGTTCAAACATTCAAAGATGACGTGAAAGATTCAGACGCAGTGATGTTCGCAACACCAGAATATAACTTCTCTATTCCTGGCGCAATGAAAAATGCATTGGATTGGTTGTCACGTGGAGGCGACTTTACGTTACATGGTAAAACGGGCTTTATCGTAGGGTCATCGATGGGAGTTTTCGGTTCAGTAAGAGCGCAGATCCACTTACGCGAAATTCTATCGAACCCAGCATTAGCACCTAACCTATTGCCAGGTAATGAAGTGTATATTGGTGCGGTTCACACGAAAATGGACGAAGAAGGAAATATTACAGATGAAGCAACAATCGCATTCCTTGATACGGTTGTACAGAATTTCATCGCTTTCCATAAGAAACAACAAGCAATGGCTCACGCATAA
- a CDS encoding YebC/PmpR family DNA-binding transcriptional regulator, protein MAGHSKWKNIQNRKGAQDAKRGKIFQKMSREIYVAAKSGGDDPDTNPALRLAIDKSKSVNVPNDVIQRAIDKATGSGADENYEEMIYEGYGPGGVAVLVYTLTENRNRTGPNMRVAFNKNGGSLGETGSVNYLFERKGRLFIERTEETDEDAVMMAALEAGADDIVSTEDGFEILTDPSEFLNVKEALEVEGLEFVSAEVDMVPSVYADLTEEQQEQFMNMIDALEDDDDVQNVYSNASEE, encoded by the coding sequence ATGGCAGGCCATTCAAAGTGGAAGAATATCCAGAACAGAAAAGGCGCACAGGATGCAAAACGAGGAAAGATCTTTCAGAAGATGTCGCGTGAAATTTACGTGGCAGCAAAGTCTGGCGGAGACGATCCAGACACGAATCCAGCTTTACGTCTAGCAATCGATAAATCCAAGAGTGTGAATGTACCAAATGATGTCATTCAGCGAGCGATCGATAAAGCAACGGGTTCAGGTGCGGACGAAAATTACGAAGAAATGATCTACGAAGGGTATGGACCAGGCGGCGTAGCGGTTCTTGTCTATACACTGACGGAAAATCGTAACCGTACAGGACCGAATATGCGCGTGGCGTTCAATAAAAATGGCGGTAGTTTAGGAGAAACGGGCTCCGTCAATTATTTATTCGAACGCAAAGGCCGTTTGTTTATCGAACGTACGGAAGAAACGGACGAGGACGCGGTTATGATGGCGGCTTTAGAAGCAGGAGCGGATGACATTGTGTCAACAGAAGATGGTTTCGAAATTCTGACTGATCCATCCGAATTCCTGAACGTAAAAGAAGCGCTTGAAGTCGAAGGTTTGGAGTTCGTTTCAGCAGAAGTAGATATGGTTCCATCCGTTTATGCGGATTTGACCGAAGAGCAACAAGAACAATTTATGAATATGATCGATGCATTAGAAGATGACGATGATGTACAAAACGTCTATTCTAATGCATCGGAAGAGTAA
- the tgt gene encoding tRNA guanosine(34) transglycosylase Tgt, translated as MAAITYEHIKTCKQTGARLGIVHTPHGSFETPAFMPVGTQATVKTMSPEELKAMGAGIILSNTYHLWLRPGNEIVKEAGGLHKFMNWDRPILTDSGGFQVFSLSKFRDIKEEGVHFRNHINGDKLFLSPEKAMEIQNDLGADIMMAFDECPPFPATHEYMKASVERTSRWAERCLEAHGRPNDQGLFGIVQGGEFEDLRKQSARDLVSMDFPGYAIGGLSVGEPKDIMNKVLDYTTPLLPQDKPRYLMGVGSPDSLIDGAIRGIDMFDCVLPTRIARNGTLMTSEGRLVVKNAKYERDFGPLDPNCDCYACKNYSRAYIRHLIRAGETFGIRLTSYHNLHFLLNLMEQVRQAIREDRLGDFREEFFEQYGFNKPNAKNF; from the coding sequence TTGGCAGCTATTACGTATGAACATATCAAAACATGTAAACAAACGGGTGCGCGACTTGGGATTGTCCACACGCCACACGGTTCATTTGAAACACCTGCTTTCATGCCGGTTGGAACACAAGCTACAGTAAAAACGATGTCTCCGGAAGAATTGAAGGCAATGGGTGCAGGCATTATTTTAAGTAACACGTATCATTTATGGTTACGTCCAGGAAATGAAATCGTCAAAGAAGCAGGTGGATTACATAAGTTCATGAACTGGGACCGTCCGATATTGACGGATTCCGGTGGCTTCCAAGTGTTTTCTTTAAGTAAATTCCGTGATATTAAAGAAGAAGGCGTTCATTTCCGGAATCATATTAATGGAGATAAATTGTTCTTGAGCCCTGAAAAAGCGATGGAGATCCAAAACGATTTAGGTGCCGATATTATGATGGCATTTGACGAATGTCCTCCATTCCCTGCAACACATGAGTATATGAAAGCTAGTGTCGAGCGTACGTCTCGCTGGGCAGAGCGTTGCCTTGAAGCACATGGTCGTCCGAATGATCAAGGATTATTTGGTATTGTACAAGGTGGCGAGTTTGAAGATCTTCGTAAACAAAGTGCGCGTGATCTAGTATCGATGGATTTCCCAGGCTACGCAATCGGTGGATTGTCCGTCGGGGAACCGAAAGATATTATGAATAAAGTGCTGGACTATACGACACCATTACTTCCACAAGACAAACCACGTTATTTGATGGGCGTTGGATCTCCAGACTCATTGATCGACGGTGCAATCCGTGGAATTGATATGTTCGACTGTGTTTTGCCAACGCGTATTGCGAGAAACGGTACGTTGATGACAAGTGAAGGGCGTTTGGTTGTTAAAAATGCGAAGTACGAACGCGATTTTGGACCGCTTGATCCGAACTGCGATTGTTATGCGTGTAAAAACTATAGTCGTGCGTATATTCGCCATTTAATTCGTGCGGGTGAAACATTTGGCATTCGTTTGACGTCCTATCATAACCTGCACTTTTTGCTGAATTTGATGGAGCAAGTACGTCAGGCTATACGTGAAGATCGTCTCGGTGACTTCCGTGAAGAGTTTTTTGAGCAGTACGGTTTTAACAAACCGAATGCAAAAAACTTTTAA
- the queA gene encoding tRNA preQ1(34) S-adenosylmethionine ribosyltransferase-isomerase QueA, translating to MEVEDFDFDLPEHLIAQTPLLDRTASRLLVMGRDNGIVTHKHFRDLVDELEAGDLLVLNDTKVLPARLIGTKEETGATIEVLLLKETGDDRWETLVKPSKRIKVGTIVTFGDGLLQAECTALGEQGGREFKFSYDGIFYELLDQLGQMPLPPYITETLEDQTRYQTVFAKERGSAAAPTAGLHFTDEILDALREKGVQIAFITLHVGLGTFRPVSVDTIEDHTMHAEYYVMTEETAALVRETKANGGNVVAVGTTSTRTLETIASENNGEVVAASGWTSIFIYPGYEFKAIDGLVTNFHLPKSTLLMLLSAFAGRDHVMSAYEEAVREQYRFFSFGDAMLIRPATRKERD from the coding sequence ATGGAAGTAGAAGACTTTGATTTTGATTTACCCGAGCATTTAATTGCACAAACACCACTTTTGGATCGCACAGCGAGCCGTTTACTCGTTATGGGACGTGATAACGGTATCGTCACGCATAAGCATTTCCGTGATCTAGTGGACGAACTAGAAGCGGGGGACTTACTCGTGTTGAACGATACGAAAGTATTGCCGGCGCGTTTAATCGGTACGAAAGAAGAAACCGGTGCGACGATTGAAGTATTATTATTAAAAGAAACAGGGGACGACCGCTGGGAAACGTTGGTCAAGCCTTCAAAACGAATAAAAGTAGGAACGATCGTGACGTTCGGTGACGGCTTGCTGCAAGCTGAATGTACCGCTCTTGGTGAACAAGGGGGTCGCGAATTCAAATTTAGTTATGACGGTATTTTCTATGAGTTGCTCGATCAGCTCGGACAGATGCCGTTGCCTCCATATATTACCGAGACGTTGGAAGATCAGACGCGCTATCAAACCGTTTTCGCAAAAGAGCGTGGATCTGCGGCAGCGCCTACAGCTGGTTTGCATTTCACGGATGAAATCTTGGATGCTTTACGGGAAAAAGGCGTGCAGATCGCTTTCATTACGTTGCACGTTGGACTTGGTACATTCCGTCCTGTTAGTGTAGATACAATTGAAGATCACACGATGCATGCGGAATATTATGTGATGACAGAAGAAACAGCGGCACTTGTTCGCGAGACAAAAGCCAATGGCGGCAATGTAGTAGCGGTCGGTACGACGTCTACACGGACGCTTGAAACGATTGCTTCAGAGAATAACGGAGAAGTGGTCGCTGCAAGTGGCTGGACTTCGATATTTATTTATCCTGGGTATGAGTTTAAAGCAATTGACGGACTCGTGACGAATTTCCACTTGCCGAAATCGACGTTGTTGATGCTATTGTCGGCATTTGCTGGACGCGATCACGTCATGAGTGCATATGAAGAAGCAGTGAGAGAGCAGTATCGCTTTTTCAGTTTTGGGGACGCGATGTTGATCCGCCCTGCTACAAGAAAGGAACGAGATTAA
- a CDS encoding GMC family oxidoreductase, translating to MAKKLDKVDVVVVGSGWAGGIVSAELSKAGYQVVMLERGKDQTRSDFIGVKDELRYTNRHEMIEKLTGDTITSRVSIGDAALPVRLQKDMNTGTDLGGGSMHWAGSVYRWRSYDFEIRSKTIERYGEGKIPEGMQIRDWGITYDELEPYYAKWEQTAGISGEPDPLGDNRSNEYPNPPMLASPAIKLFKESAKEIGLHPYQMASGNMSQTYTNPDGETLNQCMFCSFCTMYGCDFGSKSDPLATVIPTARKTGNCEIRTNSLVRRVIHKDGKATGVLYTDTRTGQEFEQPADVVVLAAFTFSNNRLLMLSDIGEIYNPETRKGTIGRNFTGQFNSTFLGATGFFNDKKFNYYMGAGGLGGALSDYDADLFDHTDLDFIHGGGIELRQYGDAAIKNNFVPKGTPTWGEEFKEKSLFYAFRTLTVWYSAAVMPWWHNFMDLDPTYKDEFGDPLLRITNKLTEQDKNIAKFGIEKCTEIVEAMGADIIDQDEMPDQFDHTYGGMHYIGGVAMGEDPETSAVNNYLQLWEMENLFVVGGSALPHFSSHHPTPTIGALSYRAAEGIEKYLKEKGGLLTQPKSSGVKA from the coding sequence ATGGCTAAAAAATTAGATAAAGTAGACGTAGTAGTCGTTGGTAGTGGTTGGGCTGGCGGTATTGTTTCAGCTGAACTATCCAAAGCAGGCTATCAAGTCGTCATGTTGGAACGTGGGAAAGATCAAACACGTTCAGATTTTATAGGTGTTAAAGATGAGTTACGTTATACAAATAGACATGAAATGATCGAAAAATTAACAGGCGATACGATTACATCTCGTGTTTCAATAGGCGATGCTGCACTACCTGTACGCTTGCAAAAAGATATGAACACAGGGACGGACCTTGGTGGCGGAAGTATGCACTGGGCAGGTTCCGTATACCGTTGGCGTTCGTATGACTTCGAAATTCGTTCAAAAACTATCGAACGTTATGGAGAAGGCAAAATTCCAGAAGGTATGCAAATTCGTGACTGGGGAATTACGTACGATGAACTAGAGCCATATTATGCTAAATGGGAACAAACGGCTGGGATTTCAGGAGAACCTGATCCACTTGGTGACAACAGATCAAATGAGTATCCAAACCCACCTATGCTAGCTTCTCCTGCGATTAAGTTGTTTAAAGAATCGGCAAAAGAGATCGGCTTACACCCTTATCAAATGGCTTCAGGAAACATGTCTCAAACATATACGAATCCCGATGGTGAAACGTTGAATCAATGTATGTTCTGTTCGTTCTGTACAATGTACGGCTGTGACTTCGGTTCAAAATCAGATCCTCTAGCAACGGTTATTCCGACTGCTCGCAAAACTGGTAACTGTGAAATCAGAACCAATTCACTCGTCCGTAGAGTTATACATAAAGACGGAAAAGCGACAGGCGTTTTATATACGGATACAAGAACAGGTCAAGAATTCGAACAACCAGCTGACGTTGTCGTTCTTGCGGCATTCACATTCTCAAATAACCGCCTGCTCATGCTATCGGATATCGGTGAAATCTATAACCCAGAGACTAGAAAAGGAACGATTGGCCGTAACTTTACAGGACAATTCAACAGTACATTCCTAGGTGCAACAGGATTCTTTAATGACAAGAAATTCAACTACTACATGGGTGCTGGTGGATTAGGTGGCGCTTTAAGTGACTATGACGCGGACCTATTCGACCACACAGATTTAGACTTCATTCACGGTGGCGGTATCGAACTTCGTCAATACGGAGATGCAGCGATTAAGAATAACTTCGTCCCTAAAGGTACACCAACATGGGGTGAAGAATTTAAAGAGAAATCACTCTTCTATGCTTTCCGTACATTAACGGTTTGGTACTCAGCAGCAGTTATGCCTTGGTGGCACAACTTTATGGACTTGGACCCTACGTATAAAGATGAGTTCGGTGATCCATTATTGCGTATTACAAATAAATTAACAGAACAAGATAAGAACATCGCGAAATTCGGTATTGAAAAATGTACCGAAATCGTAGAAGCAATGGGTGCGGACATTATTGATCAGGACGAAATGCCAGACCAATTTGACCACACTTACGGCGGTATGCACTATATTGGCGGCGTAGCTATGGGTGAAGATCCAGAAACGTCTGCGGTAAACAACTACTTGCAACTGTGGGAAATGGAAAACTTATTCGTCGTTGGCGGATCTGCACTACCACACTTCAGTAGTCACCACCCTACCCCAACAATCGGTGCCCTATCATACCGTGCAGCTGAAGGTATTGAAAAATACTTAAAAGAAAAAGGCGGTCTCTTGACGCAGCCAAAATCTTCTGGCGTTAAAGCATAA
- a CDS encoding GNAT family N-acetyltransferase encodes MIVREIEISDAEKLSRLMEYVEASSDYMLMEAGERENDYAQQIHRIQRIKKSSNSTILVAENEQNELVGYLFAIGGDAKRNRHCAYIVVGITETFRGQGVGTKLFIELDQWAANHPIHRLELTVVTRNEAGLSLYKKMGFEIEGTKKHSLCIGEEFVDEYYMAKFIDPSIE; translated from the coding sequence TTGATAGTAAGAGAAATAGAAATATCGGATGCGGAGAAACTTTCCCGTCTAATGGAGTATGTAGAAGCGAGTTCAGATTATATGTTGATGGAGGCTGGGGAAAGAGAAAATGATTATGCGCAACAAATCCACAGGATACAGCGTATAAAAAAGAGTAGTAATTCTACGATCCTAGTTGCTGAAAATGAACAAAACGAGTTAGTAGGATATTTATTTGCAATCGGTGGTGACGCGAAACGGAATAGACATTGCGCATATATTGTAGTGGGGATTACTGAAACTTTCAGAGGACAGGGCGTCGGCACGAAACTATTTATAGAGTTGGATCAGTGGGCAGCGAATCATCCTATACATCGATTAGAGTTAACGGTCGTTACTCGAAATGAAGCAGGTTTGTCTTTATATAAAAAGATGGGGTTTGAAATCGAGGGAACTAAAAAGCATTCTTTATGTATCGGTGAAGAATTTGTTGACGAATATTATATGGCCAAGTTCATAGACCCTTCTATCGAATAG
- the ruvB gene encoding Holliday junction branch migration DNA helicase RuvB codes for MDERILTNEATDFDDSFEQSLRPQLLQQYIGQQQAKDNLSIFIEAAKKREESLDHVLLYGPPGLGKTTLATVIGNEMGVNVRMTSGPAIERPGDLAAVVSSLEPGDVLFIDEIHRLNRAIEEVLYPAMEDFCLDIMVGKGPTARSVRLDLPPFTLIGATTRAGALSAPLRDRFGVPLRLEYYEVESLTEIVIRSANLFEVDIDPLAAVELAKRSRGTPRIANRLLRRVRDYAQVRGNGIITLSIAQEALDMLQVDHHGLDQIDHQLLHSMIERFRGGPVGIDTLAASIGEESVTIEDVYEPYLLQMGFIQRTSRGRMATEKAYEHFGYPLPE; via the coding sequence ATGGATGAACGCATACTGACGAATGAAGCGACGGATTTTGATGATAGTTTTGAACAGTCATTACGCCCGCAATTATTACAACAATATATTGGTCAGCAACAGGCGAAAGATAATTTATCGATCTTTATCGAGGCGGCAAAGAAGCGGGAAGAAAGTTTGGATCATGTCTTGCTGTATGGTCCTCCTGGGCTTGGAAAAACGACGCTCGCGACGGTAATAGGCAATGAAATGGGTGTTAATGTCCGCATGACGAGCGGTCCGGCTATTGAACGTCCGGGTGACTTGGCGGCAGTAGTGTCTTCGTTGGAGCCGGGCGACGTCTTATTCATCGATGAAATCCACCGGCTAAACCGCGCGATTGAAGAAGTGCTGTATCCCGCAATGGAAGATTTTTGTCTCGATATTATGGTCGGAAAAGGTCCGACTGCGCGTTCTGTGCGACTGGATTTGCCGCCGTTTACATTGATTGGTGCGACGACACGTGCAGGGGCATTGTCTGCACCGCTCCGTGACCGTTTTGGTGTACCGCTTAGACTAGAGTATTATGAAGTGGAATCATTGACGGAGATAGTCATTCGAAGCGCGAATTTATTTGAAGTGGACATTGATCCGTTAGCGGCTGTAGAACTGGCGAAACGCTCGCGTGGAACGCCACGTATTGCAAATCGTCTATTGCGTAGAGTTCGCGATTATGCACAAGTGCGCGGAAACGGGATCATTACACTTTCGATTGCACAAGAAGCACTCGATATGCTACAAGTGGATCATCATGGACTCGACCAAATCGACCATCAGTTGCTCCACAGCATGATCGAACGGTTCCGTGGCGGTCCAGTCGGCATTGATACGCTCGCTGCAAGTATTGGCGAAGAATCGGTGACGATTGAAGATGTCTATGAGCCGTATTTATTACAAATGGGATTTATTCAACGTACATCAAGAGGTCGGATGGCGACAGAAAAGGCTTACGAGCATTTCGGTTATCCGCTTCCTGAGTGA
- the ruvA gene encoding Holliday junction branch migration protein RuvA, giving the protein MYDYIKGYVTRVTPEYVVLEQSGIGWQVMTPNPFAFHTTDEVQQVFTYLHVREDTQLLIGFKTLEQRELFRKLITVSGIGPKGALAILANGLPSQVVSAIEREDEGFLVQFPGVGKKTARQMILDLKGKLHDLFTEIDLPDSEDTLLTLAESDELDEALLALTALGYSDRELKKVKPKLEKEELDTEGYMRLALKLLLKQG; this is encoded by the coding sequence TTGTACGATTACATAAAAGGCTATGTGACACGCGTGACACCGGAATATGTTGTGCTGGAGCAATCGGGGATCGGCTGGCAAGTGATGACGCCGAATCCATTTGCGTTCCATACAACAGATGAGGTTCAGCAAGTGTTCACGTATTTGCATGTGCGTGAAGACACGCAATTATTGATCGGATTTAAGACACTTGAACAGCGTGAACTGTTCCGCAAACTGATTACCGTTTCGGGAATCGGTCCTAAAGGCGCGCTCGCAATTCTTGCGAACGGCTTGCCTTCTCAAGTAGTAAGTGCAATCGAGCGCGAAGATGAAGGGTTCCTGGTACAGTTTCCAGGTGTCGGCAAGAAAACAGCGCGTCAAATGATTTTGGACTTAAAAGGCAAACTTCATGATCTATTTACGGAGATTGATTTGCCGGATTCGGAAGACACATTGCTTACGCTTGCTGAAAGTGATGAGCTCGACGAAGCATTGCTTGCGTTGACTGCGCTTGGTTATTCGGATCGCGAACTAAAGAAAGTGAAGCCGAAGCTCGAGAAAGAAGAACTCGATACAGAAGGCTATATGCGACTGGCGTTAAAGTTATTATTGAAACAAGGCTAA
- a CDS encoding gluconate 2-dehydrogenase subunit 3 family protein: MTNNKDSNQDTQDLSRRKFLKSGGLVAGGLLGGSLFGGLLTSQFQKDSKKDVAPQADKQVTFDARTFFSRNEDFALLSAATERIYPENKNGMGAIELGVPYFIDRQCASNWGRNANDYMVGPFPSITKTDVYEEEKRQTNEVITSSTVVKLPAGTANYQTKMTRGTFFLEGLNAMEKTSQDKFNERFINLEPEQQDEILQMFEKGEVKFSGVDSADFFSLLRQTTIEGVYADPVYGGNRNMEAWRMKEYPGPIMSFLDKIEEEEFIVMEPSSLRNYQGL, translated from the coding sequence ATGACGAATAACAAAGATTCCAATCAAGATACTCAAGATTTAAGTCGAAGAAAGTTTTTGAAGAGTGGCGGTCTTGTCGCTGGTGGACTTTTAGGTGGCTCCCTCTTTGGTGGTTTACTGACGAGCCAATTCCAAAAAGATTCGAAAAAAGATGTTGCGCCACAAGCTGATAAGCAAGTTACGTTTGATGCACGTACGTTCTTCAGTCGAAATGAAGACTTCGCGTTGCTATCTGCTGCAACTGAAAGAATCTATCCAGAGAATAAAAACGGAATGGGTGCAATTGAACTAGGCGTGCCTTATTTCATTGACCGTCAATGTGCAAGCAACTGGGGAAGAAATGCGAATGACTATATGGTCGGTCCTTTCCCATCGATTACAAAAACAGACGTATATGAAGAAGAAAAACGTCAAACAAATGAAGTCATCACATCGTCCACTGTTGTGAAGTTACCGGCTGGTACGGCTAACTATCAAACGAAAATGACGAGAGGCACGTTTTTCCTTGAAGGGCTTAACGCTATGGAGAAAACGTCGCAAGATAAATTTAATGAGCGTTTTATTAATTTAGAACCTGAACAGCAAGATGAAATTTTACAAATGTTTGAAAAAGGTGAAGTGAAATTCAGTGGTGTAGATTCCGCAGACTTCTTTAGCTTGTTACGTCAAACAACTATTGAAGGCGTCTATGCAGATCCTGTTTACGGTGGAAATCGTAATATGGAAGCTTGGAGAATGAAAGAATACCCTGGGCCGATCATGAGCTTTTTAGATAAAATCGAAGAAGAAGAGTTTATTGTAATGGAGCCTTCAAGTTTACGTAATTACCAAGGGCTTTAA
- the tatA gene encoding twin-arginine translocase TatA/TatE family subunit produces MSLASIGVPGLIIILVIILILFGPRKLPEIGSAVGKTLAEFKKATSDILEDDNKDKKTDSEKSESIK; encoded by the coding sequence ATGAGTTTAGCATCCATCGGTGTACCTGGATTAATAATTATCTTAGTCATTATTCTAATTTTATTCGGACCTCGAAAATTGCCGGAAATTGGTTCTGCCGTCGGTAAAACACTTGCAGAATTTAAAAAGGCAACAAGTGACATTTTGGAAGATGATAACAAAGACAAAAAAACTGATTCAGAAAAATCCGAGTCCATAAAGTAA
- the isdG gene encoding heme oxygenase, with product MIIVTNTNKIIKDRGHELVTRFDKKGKVEQMEGFLGLEVLFTDNLPDFDEVTISTRWESKEAFEAWTKSDAFKEAHSHRDGQPGYVISNKVSFYDVRVVRDPIVAV from the coding sequence ATGATCATCGTAACAAATACAAATAAGATTATAAAAGATCGTGGACATGAATTGGTTACGCGTTTTGATAAAAAAGGAAAAGTGGAGCAGATGGAAGGGTTTCTAGGACTGGAAGTATTGTTCACGGATAATTTACCGGATTTTGACGAAGTGACGATTAGCACACGTTGGGAATCTAAAGAGGCGTTTGAGGCGTGGACGAAAAGCGACGCATTCAAGGAAGCGCATTCACATCGCGACGGACAGCCAGGATACGTAATTAGCAATAAAGTGTCATTCTATGATGTTAGAGTAGTGCGTGATCCAATCGTTGCGGTGTGA